GGTCACCAAGTATGACAGTTCGCGGCGCCGCCGCCAAGCCCTACCCACCCCTCCGGGCGCACCGGCCTAGGGGTGAGATTTTTGGCATTCATCCCTTCATACTGACTTCATGCGGTCCACCGAACGAACGCAGGGCGCCACCCTGATCGTCTCCCTGTTGCTGGTCATGCTGCTCCTCGCGGTGATCATGAGCGTCACCGCGCAGGTCACCCTCTCGACCCGCCGCTCCAGCAGCGACCAGGAAAGCGTCCTGCGCGCCCAGCTGGCCGCCGAATCCGGCACCTCGCTGGTCCAGGCGCGCCTGCGCGTCATGAGCACCCTGCTGCGCAGCGCGCAGTTCACCCCAGACGACACGCCGCTGGTCATGGGCGACCTGGCCGCCCTGTGCGGACTGGGCAGCCTGCCCGCCGTCGCCATCGGCGCGGACGTCTGCGACCTGAGCGGCCTCAGCAGCGGCCTGAACGAGACCGGGGACGCCCGCGTCCGCCTGCTCGTGCGCGCCGTGAACGCCACGGCCTTCGCCGCCGCCGGACTCGACGGCAGCACCGACGCCAAACGAGCCGCCTACTGGCGCGAGATGTTCAGCGGCGCCACCGGCACCACCCTGAACGGCGCGCCCAGCGGCGCCGGGTACGCCGCCACGTACGGCCTGCGCCCCACCCGCCTGACCCGCAGCGGCCCCAGCGAGTACCGCCTGTTCTTCAGCATGCCCGACGCGCAGATCACCGGCACGGCCGGAACCACCACCCGGCAGGTCCGCCTGCGCGCCGAACAGTCCAGCCTGAACCTCGTGATCCAGCGGGCCTCCCTGGCGCCCAACGCCCTGTTCACCAACCACCACTTCGCCTCGGCGGCGGCGGAAGCGGCCGGCAACCGCATCACCTTCACCAGCCGCACCATGTTCAGCGGGCCGGTCCACACCAACGGCCAGTTCCGCTTCATCGGGAAACCCTGGTTCGGCGGGGCCGTCACCAGCGCCGGCTGCCCCGCCGGGCAGATCGTCAACCCCGGCACCGGCGACCAGTGCGCCGTCGCCCCCCAGCCCGGCGCGTACTTCGACTCGACCTTCACGGCCAGCGCCGCCATGACCCCCAGCCCCGACGCGCCCACCCTCTGCTACGCCGGGAACCCCGACTGCGCCGGGAACCCCGACGTGGCCCCCAGCTTCCCGCAGGGCGTCACCTGGAACGCGCCCTTCGTGCAACTGCCCGTCAACGGCAACGATCAGGCCACCGCCGCGCTGACCGGCGGCGTGCTGATTCCCGGCAACGTCACGAACCTGCAACTGTTCCGCGCGACCGTCGGCGGGCAGGACAGCCAGCGCATCACGTACACCACCGACACCGGCGTGACCGTGAACCTCGCCGTGGGCGCCAACCGGAAACTGCGCATTCAGGACGGCAGCGGCAACTGGGTGCCCGCCGCCCGCGCCGCCGACGGCAGCATCGCCCCTGGCAGTCCCGCCTCGGACTTCAACGGCGTGGTGTACGTCAATGGCGCCGTGGCGAGCCTGAACGCCGGACCCGACCCGACCGTCCCCGCCGTCGCGCCCTTCAGCGGCCTGACCCTGGCCGCCACCGGCAACATCAACATCACCAGCGACCTGACGTACGCCGATCCCCCCTGCAGCGGGCAGCACACCCGCAACGCCGACGGCAGCGTCACCCCGGCCACCTGCGCGAACCTGACCGCCACGAACATCCTGGGTATCTACTCCAGCGCCGGCAACGTGAACCTGATCAGCCCGCAGGTCGACCCGACCTCCCGGCTGGGCAACGACCCGAAGATCCACGCGGTCATGATGGCCGGCGCGGGCGCCGTGCAGGTCAACGGCTACGGCACCGGTGCCCCCATGGGCAACGTGAACCTGATCGGCGGGATCATCGAGAACTACTACGGCGCGTTCGGCACCACCAGCGGCAACGTGCAGCAGACCGGGTACGGCCGGAACTTCGTGTTCGACCCGCGCACCCTCGCCGGTGTGGAACCCCCGTACTTCCCGACCTCGCGCACCTGGACCATGGCCCTGGTCACGACGCCCACCGGCACCACCCAGCCCCTGAACCCCGTCGACCTGCGCGGCGACACCGTCTCGGAGGCCCCATGACCCGCAGCCCGAGCCCCCGCACCCAGGGCTTCACGCTGCTGGAACTGCTGCTGGTCATCGCGATCCTGGGCATCATCGCGGGCATCTTCGGCTGGTCGCTGCTGGGCAGCCTGCGCGCCACGCAACTGCGCGACGCCGCCGCGCAGCTCGGCGCGGACCTGCGCGCCGCCCGCAGCGCCACCCTGAAAAGCGGCCAGAGCACCACCGTCACCACCACCCCCAGCAGCGGCAGTTACACCGTCACGCGCGGCGCGGACACCCGCACCCTGACCCTGCCGGGCAGCGTGCAGGTCAGCGCCCAGACCGCCCCCAGCGTGCAGTACCGCGCGCCCGGCGGCACCACCGACGGCGCGGGCGTCATCTGGACGCTGCGCCACCCCGGCAACGGGAAACTCATGCAGGTCCGGATCATCGGCCTGACCGGGAAGGTCATCCTGAATGCGAACTGAACCCCCCACCGCCGGACTGACCATCGTGGAGGTCCTCGTCGGCGTGCTGCTGCTGAGCGTCATCGCCGTCGCCGTCCTGAGCCCCCTGACCAGCTTCTTCGGCCTGACCCGCAAGAGCAGCCAGCAGGTCAGCGCCACCCAGCAGGCCCAGCAGGTCGTCGAGGCCATCCGCGGCGACTGGCTGAGCCGCCCCAACTACGACCAGCGCTGCGCGGCCGACCCCCTGCCCGCCGGGACGACCGTCACCCTGCACACCCTCGACCTGAGCGGCGCCGAGACCGCGACCGTACCGCTGAACGCAGCCTGCACCGGCAACCCGCCCGACCCCAGCCCCGCGCGGCGCATCAGCGTGCAGGTCAGCGTGAACGGCACCACCAGCACCCTGAACGCGGACGTGGCCCGCCCATGAGGCCCCCACCGTCCACCCCCACGCAGGGATTCACGCTGATCGAACTGCTGATCGGTATCAGCCTGGCCCTGCTGGTCCTGTTCGCCGCGAGCAGCCTGCTGATCAGCAGCAGCCGCAGCGCCAGCGACCTGCAGGTCCGCAACGATCTGCTGCTCGAACAGCAGGTGGCGGCGAACTACCTGATCGCTGGCGCCCGCGAGGCCGCGTACGTGTACCCGAACGGCACCCCCATCAACCTGCCCGCGAACTACTCCACCACCCGCCCCGGCGGTGGCAGCTGGACCGTCGGGGGCAGCGTGCCCATCCTGGCGTTCATCCAGGCGCCCGAGCGGCCCGTCGCCGGGTGCGCCCTGACCACCGCCGACACCCGCCGCGCCTGCTACGTGTTCCGCGCGTACTACCCGGTCCTGCGCGGCGACTGGACCGCTGGCGCACCCGACGAGGCCAACCCCGGCCCCGACACCAGCAACGACACCCGATGGGTCCTTGCCGAGTTCGCGCAGCCGCTGAACGCCGTCACGCCGCCCACCATCACGGGCGCGCTGAACCTCGCCGCCGCCGGACTGGACGGCACAGCCAGCCTGCTGCTCGACTACGTGCAGCCCGCCGTGCCGGGCCTGCCGGACCTGCTGAGCGCCGTCACGCCCGCGCCCCAGACTCCCGGTGGAGTGCGGGTCACCTTGAACCTCAGCCTGAACCGCGCCGTGCGGGGCCGCGACACCACCCTGCCCGCCCGGCCCGACGCGAACCCCGTCAACTGGGTGCAGCGCGTGACCGTCGCGCCACGCAACGTCGGCACCCTGAGTCCCTGACCCGCGCGGGGCGGAACGTGCTAGCATGAAATCCCGGAGGCCGAGCGCCCCGGTTTTTCTTTTTGGCCCCGCCATCAGTGGGGTGGCCCCCCGGCGGGGGTCAGGCGCTCGCGGTCAGACATGAAATACATCTTCGTCACAGGCGGCGTCGTCAGCAGCCTCGGTAAAGGCGTGGCCAGCGCGTCCCTCGGGGCGCTGCTGCGCGCGCGCGGGTACAAGGTCACGGCCGTCAAGATCGACCCGTACATCAACATCGACGCGGGCACCATGCGCCCCTACGAGCACGGCGAGTGCTTCGTCACCGCGTCCGGCGCCGAGACCGACCTCGACATCGGCAACTACGAGCGATTCCTGGACCTGGACATCCCGGCGGGCAGCAACATCACGACCGGGCAGGTCTACCAGGAGGTCATCCGCAAGGAACGCGCCGGGGACTACCTCTCGCAGACCGTGCAGGTCATCCCGCACGTCACCGACGAGATCAAACGCCGCGTCCGCGCCGCCGGGGAACGCGCCGGAGCCGAGATCGTCCTGATCGAGGTGGGCGGCACCGTCGGTGACATCGAAAGCCTGCCGTTCCTCGAAGCGATCCGGCAGTTCAAGTTCGACGAGGGCGACGAGAACGTCCTGTACCTGCACCTGACGCTCGTGCCGTACCTGGGCACCAGCAACGAGTTCAAGACCAAACCCACCCAGCACTCGGTCGCGGAACTGCGCAGCGTGGGCATCAGCCCCGACATCGTCATGGTGCGCAGCAAGGAAAAACTCCCGCCCGAGATCACCCGCAAGATCGCCGCGTTCACCAGCGTGCGCGAGAACCGCGTCTTCTCCAGCTTCGACGTCTCCCACGTGTACGAGGTGCCCCTCGCACTGGAGGAACAGGGCCTCGGCAAGACCGTCGAGGACATCCTGGGCCTCGAGCGCATCCACCCGAACCTCGGCGTGTGGCAGAACGCCGTCAAGACCATCAAACAGCCCGCCCGTGAAGTCACGATCGCCATCGCCGGGAAGTACACCGCGATGCCCGACGCGTACCTGAGCCTCATGGAGTCCCTCACGCACGCCGGCATCGCCAACGACGCCAAGGTGAACATCCAGTGGGTGAACGCCGAGGACCTCGCCGACCCCAGCGTCACCGACGCGGACGTCAGGGCCCGCCTGGAAGGTGCCGACGGCATCCTCGTGCCCGGAGGCTTCGGCATCCGCGGCATCGAAGGCAAGATCCGCGCCGCGCAGTACGCCCGCGAGAGCGGCACCCCCTACCTGGGCATCTGCCTGGGCATGCAGATCGCCGTGATCGAATACGCCCGCCACAAGGCCGGACTGGACGGCGCCAACAGCGCCGAGTTCGACGAGTACGCCCCCCACAAGGTCATCGACCTGATGCCCGAACAGCTCGAAGTCGCCGGGATGGGCGGCACCATGCGCCTCGGCGACTGGCCCATGGACCTCCAGGCGGGTACGAAGATCGCCGAACTGTACGGCGTTCCGCAGGGCGGCACCGTCCGCGAACGCCACCGCCACCGCTTCGAGGTGAACCCCGCCTACACCCAGCAGCTCAAGGACGCCGGACTCGTCATCAGCGGCGTCACCCCCGGCGTCGAGGGACGCGGCGCGGGCCTCGTGGAAACCATCGAGATTCCCGGCCACCCGTACTTCGTGGCCCTGCAGGCCCACCCGGAATTCAAGAGCCGCCCCATGCGCCCCAGCCCCCCCTTCGCCGGACTGATCAAAGCCGCGCTGGACGCCCAGCAGAACTGACCCGGCAGGGCAGAGGGGGCGGACTCGCAGGGCGGGACCGCCCCCTTCTGATGGGGGGTGGGGTGTGGGCAGTGGGAAGGGGGTTGTGGGGAGTGGGTCGGCTGGACGTGGGCGGGTTCGCCGCGCACACGCTGTTGACCATCAGCCATCAGCCGCCCAGTCCCAGCTGGCGCAGTGCCCTGTCCACCTGCATTTCGAGGTGGGGGAGGTCGCGGTCGTTGTCGATGACGACGGTGGCGCGGGCGCGTTTCTGGTCGGCGGGCATCTGGCGGGCGTCGCGGGCCAGGACCTCGGCCTCGGTCAGGCCGCTGCGCGCCATGACCCGCTGCACGCGCAGGGAGAGGGGGGCGTCCACGACGAT
This region of Deinococcus sp. JMULE3 genomic DNA includes:
- a CDS encoding DUF4900 domain-containing protein, producing the protein MRSTERTQGATLIVSLLLVMLLLAVIMSVTAQVTLSTRRSSSDQESVLRAQLAAESGTSLVQARLRVMSTLLRSAQFTPDDTPLVMGDLAALCGLGSLPAVAIGADVCDLSGLSSGLNETGDARVRLLVRAVNATAFAAAGLDGSTDAKRAAYWREMFSGATGTTLNGAPSGAGYAATYGLRPTRLTRSGPSEYRLFFSMPDAQITGTAGTTTRQVRLRAEQSSLNLVIQRASLAPNALFTNHHFASAAAEAAGNRITFTSRTMFSGPVHTNGQFRFIGKPWFGGAVTSAGCPAGQIVNPGTGDQCAVAPQPGAYFDSTFTASAAMTPSPDAPTLCYAGNPDCAGNPDVAPSFPQGVTWNAPFVQLPVNGNDQATAALTGGVLIPGNVTNLQLFRATVGGQDSQRITYTTDTGVTVNLAVGANRKLRIQDGSGNWVPAARAADGSIAPGSPASDFNGVVYVNGAVASLNAGPDPTVPAVAPFSGLTLAATGNINITSDLTYADPPCSGQHTRNADGSVTPATCANLTATNILGIYSSAGNVNLISPQVDPTSRLGNDPKIHAVMMAGAGAVQVNGYGTGAPMGNVNLIGGIIENYYGAFGTTSGNVQQTGYGRNFVFDPRTLAGVEPPYFPTSRTWTMALVTTPTGTTQPLNPVDLRGDTVSEAP
- a CDS encoding Tfp pilus assembly protein FimT/FimU, producing MTRSPSPRTQGFTLLELLLVIAILGIIAGIFGWSLLGSLRATQLRDAAAQLGADLRAARSATLKSGQSTTVTTTPSSGSYTVTRGADTRTLTLPGSVQVSAQTAPSVQYRAPGGTTDGAGVIWTLRHPGNGKLMQVRIIGLTGKVILNAN
- a CDS encoding prepilin-type N-terminal cleavage/methylation domain-containing protein, whose protein sequence is MRPPPSTPTQGFTLIELLIGISLALLVLFAASSLLISSSRSASDLQVRNDLLLEQQVAANYLIAGAREAAYVYPNGTPINLPANYSTTRPGGGSWTVGGSVPILAFIQAPERPVAGCALTTADTRRACYVFRAYYPVLRGDWTAGAPDEANPGPDTSNDTRWVLAEFAQPLNAVTPPTITGALNLAAAGLDGTASLLLDYVQPAVPGLPDLLSAVTPAPQTPGGVRVTLNLSLNRAVRGRDTTLPARPDANPVNWVQRVTVAPRNVGTLSP
- a CDS encoding CTP synthase — protein: MKYIFVTGGVVSSLGKGVASASLGALLRARGYKVTAVKIDPYINIDAGTMRPYEHGECFVTASGAETDLDIGNYERFLDLDIPAGSNITTGQVYQEVIRKERAGDYLSQTVQVIPHVTDEIKRRVRAAGERAGAEIVLIEVGGTVGDIESLPFLEAIRQFKFDEGDENVLYLHLTLVPYLGTSNEFKTKPTQHSVAELRSVGISPDIVMVRSKEKLPPEITRKIAAFTSVRENRVFSSFDVSHVYEVPLALEEQGLGKTVEDILGLERIHPNLGVWQNAVKTIKQPAREVTIAIAGKYTAMPDAYLSLMESLTHAGIANDAKVNIQWVNAEDLADPSVTDADVRARLEGADGILVPGGFGIRGIEGKIRAAQYARESGTPYLGICLGMQIAVIEYARHKAGLDGANSAEFDEYAPHKVIDLMPEQLEVAGMGGTMRLGDWPMDLQAGTKIAELYGVPQGGTVRERHRHRFEVNPAYTQQLKDAGLVISGVTPGVEGRGAGLVETIEIPGHPYFVALQAHPEFKSRPMRPSPPFAGLIKAALDAQQN